CAGAGCGCATCCAGTGTGCGATCTTGCCCCATCTCGATCGTGTTATAGGAAGTGAGAACAGCGAGCCGATGTTTGTCGTGTAGAAGCATGTGCCTCATTAAGCAAATTGGACTGGCGCGATCAACTATCAAATATGCGCGCCAGCCACTTGCTGGGTGGTCATGTCAACGAGCAGTTGTGACCTATAACATCTTCCAACGGAGGGTCGTATTTTCCTGCCATCCATTCTCATGCAAGAGCGGTATATCGCTGGTGAAGCATGGCCAGCCGATACACAGATAATGACTGAAAATCCAATGTTCTGGCACGTTGAACAGGTGCTTCATGGCGAGCGGATCGAGAATGGAAACCATTCCGACACCAAGACCCAGTGAACGGGCCATGAGATTGAGATTCTGGACGGCCATTGCGGTGCTTTGCTCAAGCGTAGCGGCCATTGTCTGTCGCCCAAGGCCGTGGCCTTCAGCGGGGTCTGTTTCGGTGAAAATGGCGAGTTGAACCGGGGCCGTGCGGATCGCCTCGAGCTTCAGTTTTCCGTATTCCTCTGCACGAGCGTAGTCATAGACAGTAGCCGCATCGCAATTTGTTTTTTCGAACAGGTGGTGCACCGCTTCACGCATTTCGGCGCTTTGGACGACATAGATACGCCAGGGGCGCGAATTTCCGACAGATGGTGCGTAGGCCACTGCCTCTTGCAGTTTTTCGAGCACTTCATCGGAAACAGGATCAGACAGGAAATGGCGTACATCCCGCCGCCACTGCAGAATGCGGAAGAGGGCGTCTTGATCGGCAGGGGAAAATTTCATGAGTGCTCCGGATCAAACTCACCGAATATCAGGCAGTCGCTAACATACTGCGTAACATCAGAAAATCATTCTCAGGAGAAAAATGGTGCCCGGAGACGGATTTGAACCGCCGACACGCGGATTTTCAATCCGCTGCTCTACCAACTGAGCTATCCGGGCATCCTATCAGTGATTTCTCACTGGGTGGCGGTGTTGGTGTCCGCCGGAAGTGGGTGGGTTATAGCATTAAATTTCGCGCTGTCCAGCACCCCATCGCAATTTTTATAAGATTTCTTATAAACACGCTAAAGTGCCGATTTCACTGTGGAAATCCCTATTGAACAGCCTCAGTTGTCGTTTTCTTCTTCCTCCTCAATCGTTTTTCCAGGAATGACATAGCTTCCTGAAAGCCAACGATTAAGATCAATGCTTTTGCAACGTGGCGAGCAGAATGGATACGTGTCACGGACCGACGGCTTACCGCATTCAGGGCAGGGGCGAGTCGGGCGCAACGGTGTAACGCGCGAACCGGCAGCTGCGGATATATCTTTCTTGTCGCTCATGGAAGTTCTCAGACCTTGCCGTTTATCCAGTTATCGTAAACGGGATAGTCGCCATCGGCCAGCAGGCTCACAGTTTCCTGCAAGGGGAGGCCAACCACATTGGTGTATGATCCAACAAGCTTGACCACAAAGCTGCCAGCGAGCCCTTGAATGGCATAACCACCAGCCTTGCCACGCCATTCGCCAGAAGCGAGATAGGCGTCGATCTGTTTGCGTGTCAGCCGCTCGAAACGCAGGCGCGTTTCGATAAGCGTCTGACGCAAATTGCCATTGGGCAGAATGAGGCACACGCCAGTGAAAACCTTATGCGTGCGTCCTGACAAAAGGCGCAGGCATTCCCGTGCTTCGTCGTTGATCTCTGCCTTGGGCAGAACACGACGCCCCACAGCTACAACCGTGTCAGCCGCCAGAACAAAAGCATTTGCGAAGTTTTCGTCGCCCTTTAATTGTTCCTGTGCGGCTTTTGCCTTTTCGCGCGCAAGACGACGCGCCAGTGAACGCGGATGTTCGGCGCGCTCAGGCGTTTCGTCAATATCAGCTGGCTGAATATGATCTGGCTCAATGCCGACCTGCCCCAGAAGCTCGATCCTGCGGGGAGAGCCGGAGGCAAGAACCAGCTTATGTTGCGCGCTCATAGACAAGTTTTTTCCTGAGACAAGGTTTTCCTGAAAGGTAGTTAGTCGCTTACTTGAAGCGGTAGGTGATACGGCCTTTGGTAAGGTCGTAAGGGGTCATTTCGACCAGAACCTTGTCGCCAGCGAGAACGCGGATGCGGTTCTTGCGCATGCGGCCTGCGGTGTGGGCAATAATCTCATGTTCGTTTTCGAGCTTCACGCGGAACATTGCATTCGGCAGCAGTTCCGTAACAACACCCGGAAATTCGAGGACTTCTTCTTTCGCCATGCGATACCTGTTACTTTCTTTGATAAAATTGGCCCGAAATCGGGCCGCAGCTTTAAATTTGGCCGGAACCTATATGATTAGACGGCATTTGTGAACAACCGAATTGGATTAGGCTCAGGAGCTTTTAATTCGGTGCCAATCTCTGTGTGATTTGCCGCTTCAGGCGGTCTCGTACATCACGATAAGCATTCATGATCTGCTCACGGCTTCCCGTCATAAGTGTGGGATCGGGCGTAGGCCAATATTCCACATCGACGGAAAAGCCACGCATCCGCTCCAGCACCGTATGATGCGCAAGCGGGGTGAGCGTGATGATAAGATCGAAATAGCCGTCTGCCAGTTCTTCCAGTCCGCGCGGTTGCCGGGCATCGAGTGACAGGCCTTCTTCATTGAGCACTGCATCGACAAACGGGTCACGCTCGCCGCGCTGAACACCGGCAGAAGCTATATACATATTGGGTGGAAGCAGCTTTCTTGCAAGAAGTTCGGCAATTGGTGAACGGATAGAATTCTTTCCACAGACAAAAAGCACTGAAGTGGGCCGTTTGGCGGCTTCACTTTCTTCAGCAGGGGCAATCGCTTCCTGAGCACTCATCAAGAATCAGCCCCGCCAGTGCAGCACGCAGACGAGCGTGAAAAGACGCCGCGCAGTCGCAAAATCGACTTCGATTTTGCCGTTCAGTCGCGTTTGAAGAGTTTGTGAGCCTTCATTGTGCAAGCCGCGCCGCCCCATATCGATCGCCTCGATCTTGCTGGGGCTCGCAGAGCGAATGGCCTCATAATAGCTTTCGCAAACCAGAAAATAGTCGCGCACAACGCGCCGCAATGGGGTTAGCGAGAGGATGTGAGTAGCAACGTCATCACCGCTTTCACGCATGATGGAAAAAATCAGACGTGATTCCATCAGTGAAAGCTTCAGCTTGTAAGGACCACCCGTATCATCGCCGACCGGGTGAAAAGCGTTTTCTTCAATCAGGTCAAAAATCGCGACCGCGCGTTCATGCTCGACGTCAGGCGTCGAGCGGCCGATGGATTCATCGAGCTCGACGTCAACTAGACGGGCATTAGGAACGCCGGCGGTCATGATACCTCATAGATTGAGCCGGATGGCGACAGATTGCGCGTGGGCGTCGAGGCCTTCGGCACGAGCGATTTCTATGGCTGCGGGGCCGAGGGCGCGCAACTGATCCGGGCCAAGTTTGAGAAGCGAGGTGCGCTTCATATAATCAAGAACCGAAAGGCCGGACGAGAATCGTGCAGAGCGCGCTGTTGGCAGAACGTGATTGCATCCGCCGACATAATCACCAATCACTTCCGGCGTATGGGCGCCGATGAAGATCGAACCGGCATTGCGAATTTTGGGCAGCAGCGCTTCAGGATCTGCGGTGGCGATTTCCAGATGCTCGGCGGCAATTCGGTTTGCCAGTGGAATGGCAGCGTCGAAATCTTTGACCAGAATGACAGCACCAAAATCGCGCCAGCTTGCGGCGGCTGTTTCAGCGCGTGGCAGCGTCTTGAGCTGACGCTCCACGGCTTCTTCGACAGCCTTTGCAAAAGGCTCATCATTGGTCATCAGTATCGACTGTGCTGCGGTGTCATGTTCCGCCTGCGCCAGAATGTCAGCGGCCAGCCAATCTGGATTGTTGTCCTTATCGGCAATCACCAGCACTTCGGAAGGCCCTGCGATCATGTCGATGCCCACCGTGCCGAACACAATGCGCTTGGCGGCTGCCACATAGGCGTTGCCGGGGCCAACGATCTTGGCGACCGGCTCAATGGTTTCGGTGCCATAAGCGAGAGCTGCAATGGCTTGAGCACCACCCACGCGGTAGACTTCCGATACACCTGCGAGACGTGCTGCCACCAGAACCAGTGGGTTCAGCTTGCCATCGGGCGAGGGGACAACCATGACGATCCGGTCAACGCCTGCAACCTTCGCAGGCACTGCATTCATCAGCACAGAACTTGGATAGCTTGCCGTGCCGCCAGGTACATAAAGGCCTACCGCTTCAATTGCCGTCCAGCGAGAACCAAGTTCAACGCCAAGCGCATCGGTATAACGGTCGTCTTTGGGCAGCTGTCGTGCGTGATGCTTTTCGATGCGTTCATGAGCAAGCTTCAATGCTTCAATAGTCGAGGCGGGTGCCTCATCAAAGGCCGCATCGATTTCCGCTTCCGTCACGCGGATGCCGGTCTTATGAAGATCGATACGATCAAACCGCTGGGAATATTCAATAAGCGCTGTATCGCCTTCGCGGCGCACGCGATCAACGATTTCGCGGGCAGCCCGATCCACATCTTCCGAGACTTCGCGCTTACCGGTCAGGAAAGTAGCAAAGTTCTGTTCAAAATCGGGATCGGTTTGTCTGAGCGTCGTGACCACGCTGGTATTCCTTTAAAAGTCAGTCTGGTAATTGGCAGTCTGGGCGTAGCCCGTCAGTTATGTGAAGCAGTCGTCCGCGACAATCAGGTGTCGTGTCGCGGCACAGAAGCTGTTTCCCAGGCAGGCCCCAGATCCGTCAACTGTGCTTCTATGCATTCCACATCCAGTCGGATAGCCGCATTTGCCGAAAAAGTCAGTTCGATTGTTCCAGCTGGCGCTTCGCTGACAATAAAACGGATGGCGAGCAGCGAGAGAACCTCATCCGGTTTCTGCCGATCAATGCCTGTTGCTTTCGCGACCGTTACACGATTGAAATGCAATGTGGCGCGACGGCGCTGATACTGGGGTTTGCGAAACAGCTTTGGCTTGGCTTCTTCCCAAGCAAAACGGTTGGCAGTCAGGACAAAGCGTTTGTCCTTCGCAAGATATTGAAGATCGGAGACTTTTAGGACTGCATCCTGAAGATGGGCGGACAGGACCTGCAAATCCTCCTCATCCAGTGCCACAAGCTTCAACATTTCCATATCTGGCATCGTTCCCTGCTATTTTTCAGATCGCGTAGTGCAACTTTACATGCCAGCACAAAAAAATCGACAGGCTTTTCAGCCTGTTGATTAATAAGCCTGAAATGAAAGAAAAGCCGGAAACAAGTTTCCGGCTTTTAGATTTTAACCGCTGATGCGTTCGACATTCGCGCCGCAACGCGAGAGCTTTTCTTCCAGGCGTTCAAAGCCGCGATCAAGGTGATAGACGCGGTTGACGATGGTTTCGCCTTCGGCAGCAAGGCCTGCGATGACGAGAGAAACCGAGGCACGCAGATCGGTCGCCATAACCTGCGCACCCTTGAGACGATCAACGCCTTCAACGGTTGCGGTCTGGCCGGACAACGAAATCTTTGCGCCAAGACGCGCCAGTTCCTGCACGTGCATGAAGCGATTCTCGAAGATCGTTTCGGTAATGCGCGAGGTTCCCTTTGCCATGGTCATCAGGCCCATGAACTGCGCCTGAAGATCGGTCGGGAAGCCGGGGAATGGATCGGTCGTCACATCAACCGGATGAATTCCGTGACCATTGCGCACAACGCGCAGGCCGCTGTTGGTTTCGGTGATTTCCGCACCAGCCTTACGCAATGTGTCAAGCGCTGCTGTAAGCTGGCTTTCCTGTGCGCCTTCGAGCAGCACATCGCCACCGGTCATGGCAACGACCATGGCATAAGTACCGGTTTCGATGCGGTCAGGAATGACGCGAACACGTGCACCTGACAGGCTGGTGACGCCTTCAACATGGATCGTGCTGGTTCCGGCACCGCTGATCTTTGCGCCCATTGCATTCAGGCAATCCGCAAGATTGACGACCTCTGGTTCGCGGGCTGCGTTTTCGATAACCGTTTCGCCGCGGGCAAGGGCTGCAGCCATCAGCATGACATGGGTCGCGCCGACGGAAACCTTCGGGAACTTGTATCGTGAGCCGACAAGGCCACCCTTTGGCGCGCGCGCCTTGGCATAACCGTTTTCAATGTCGATCTGAGCGCCGAGTGCCTGAAGGCATTCGAGCAGCAGGTCAACCGGACGCGTGCCGATCGCACAGCCGCCGGGCAGGGACACATTGGCTTCACCCATGCGCGCCAGAAGCGGTCCGATTACCCAGAAGCTCGCGCGCATCTTGGAAACCAGCTCGTAAGGAGCGGTGGTGTCGACGATGTTGCGGGCTGTGAAATGAATGGTGCGCGAATAGGCTCCATTCTGGTGTTCGCGGCGTCCATTAACCGAATAATCAACGCCATGATTGGAAAGAATGCGGATCAGCTGCTCGACATCGGCGAGGTGCGGCACGTTTTCCAGCGTCAGCGTATCGTCGGTGAGAAGGGAGGCGATCATCAAAGGAAGCGCAGCATTTTTCGCGCCAGAGATAGGAATAACGCCGTTGAGCTTGTTGCCGCCGACGATTTTGATGCGATCCATGCTGTTTCACCTTCTGGGCCGAAGCCATTGCCCGGTAATCGATTTTTGCAAATTCCGCAGCGTTCAAGCATGCGGCGTTGCATTATGAAATGACTGTTCTTGCGGCAAAATTACGTCGATCACGAATCGTACCCGGACCGCAACGCCATCAAGAATTGAACTGCGCTTTTAACGCAGGTGCTCCCTATCTTCAAGGAAGGCTTTGCTGCGATTGTTTCAGCTTAAATCGAACTCCTTAAAGCTTGCCTACAGCATAATTCCTTAAAATTGAATCAGTTTAAGGTAAAATTATGCTGTAAATATAGAGTGTTAGAGCGACCTTTGTGCGCCCAAGAAGGTGCACGGCGCTCTAGTGGTCCGATTCCGGCATTTGCATCTATCTGCTACGAGTGTGGCTCAAATGTCGGGATATGAAGCGCTACCCGCTTCTCGGGCAATTTGCAGTTCAGCGCAGAAAATCGGTTCTTACATTTTGTGAAACGGCTCTAATCATTATCTTCTTTGCCGGCTGTAATGCCGTCATTTCGCTCATCTGCATCGCCCGCGCGTCGCGAACGTGATTGCACTTTGCGGCGCATCAGATTCGCACGGAGCTGCTCCGCGCGCCGCTTTTCGCGTGGATCAGATTGGGCTTCGTTGTCGTTTTTTGTCTTTTTTTCGCTCATAGGTCTCATGTACTACGGTAAAAAGCCTACGAAAAGCCGGTTTCAAAGCGAGTATCCAATGATTTCCACATTAAGTGAAAAGAAATGCGATTGCTTGCTTGCGGTTTGCGTAATGATGTGGCAGAAGTCCGCCGCGTTCAAGAGAATGCTGCGGTAGCTCAGTGGTAGAGCACTCCATTGGTAATGGAGAGGTCGAGAGTTCAATCCTCTCTCGCAGCACCAGTTTCCTCCAGGTTGGAAACCAAGGCCGTATCCCCCCGAGATTAAAGTTCAAACTTCACAATGATAGATATCATTGCGGTTCGCCATGACTTGCGATGACCTGCGATTTGATTTTGTGAATGGAAAAGCAAATTCATATCACTCGTCCGAGTCTCTTTACAAAGAAGAATTCCTGCAGAAACTTATCGGCTACAGCATAATTCCTTAAACTTGAATCAGTTTAAGGAATTATGCTGTAAATATAAAGTGTTAGAGCGACCTTTGTACGCCCAAGAGGGTGCACGGCGCTCTAAGTAGCTGAATAGTTTTAGTAAATCAGCGTTTCCGCTGATCTAAAAACATTGAATTTTATATAGAAAGAATGGCGCACCCGAAAGGATTCGAACCTCTGACCCCCAGATTCGTAGTCTGGTGCTCTATCCAGCTGAGCTACGGGTGCTTGCCTGTGTGCCGCGATTGCTGCGGCGATGGGCGGTTGATAATCGGACGGATTACTAAAAGCAAGCACCTTCTTGGAAAAAAATGCGCTTATGTGAAGTTTTCTTGTCAAAGCCCGCATTTCCAAGGGTTTCCGCCGTGTTTTAGAACGTGGAAAACTAACCTATAGCGCGAAAACCTTCCGCCGCACTCGTTTTAAGGCAGTCGCAAACAGGAATCAGCTGTATCAACGCTCTGTTTTTTATGAGCATTTTTTGAGTGCACCGTAAAAATCAGGCCACTTCGCTTTCAGATTGGCTGTTTCGCTTGTCATTCCAATTCGGCAGGTCAGGAAGACGAATCTCGAAATGCGCGCCGATGGGCCGATCTTCACGCAGTTCGATCGTGCCGCCATGCGCGCGCACCAGCTCTTGTGCAATCGCCAAGCCGAGGCCTGTGCCGTCGCTGCGTGTAGAGCCCTTAAACGCAGTAAAGAGATTATCGCGTGCTTTCTGCGGCAGGCCAGGGCCAGTGTCTTCGACGCCGATAATTGTTGTGGTCCCGATTCTACCTGCAGATAGCGTGAGGCGCTTGACGGTAGACACATCGCTACGCCGATCACGCTCCATGGCCTGAACAGAGTTGCGGCACAGATTGTGCAATACACGGAACAGCTGTTCGGAATCGACATTCAGTTCGAAATCAATGGGGATGAGATTTTCGAACTCGATACCGCTCTCCGTTTTCAGATTGAGCGTTTCCTGCACATCAAGAATGACGGTGCTCAGTTGTACGCGGCGCGGGGCAGGTGGGGCCTCTTGCGAGCGGCCATAGGCCATAACGCTTTCAGAGTAATTGATGGCGCGGCTCAACGTGTGGATGAGCTTTGGCGCGAAGCGCTGCACCATCGGGTCCTGAGTGTCGGCCAGTCGATCTGACATGAGCTGCGCCGATGCCAGAATGTTGCGCATATCATGATTGATCTTGGAAACAGCGAGGCCGAGATCGGCCAGATGTTTCTGTTCTTTCAGGGTGCGCTGCAAATCGCTCTGGATGTGTGCGATCTGTCGTTGCGCTATACCGAATTCATCCTTGCGGTTTTCAGGCACGAGAATCCGGGTTGGATTGTCGGGTGCCGAGGCAAAATCAATCATATTGCGATGCATAAGGCGCACAGGACGCAGCAGCATCTCATGAATGATCAGATAGATAAGGCTCGCGGCTATAACCGAGATAAGCAGAGAGATGATCGCTACATTGGTCGCGTAACTCAGCATGGCATGGCGCAGCGGGGCGTCCGATGTGACGATTTCGATAATCCGTCCCGGATTGGCCGATGGCGGGTTCGATCCATAAACGCGCAACGTGCGATTGCCGCCATTAAAGAGCGTTCCAAATGCATCCCAGATGGCAGCGGCTTCACTGATATTATTGAGATCGACCACCTGATCGATCGTGCCCGGCATTTCGCTCATTGCCAGAAGATGGGATGCACCGGCTTCACGCAACGCAATTGCTTTGGTACCGGTTGCGAGCAGAACCTTATCCTGAACCTCGCGTGGAATATTGATGTTGCCGCTCGCAATAAGCACTTCGCTCACAGCATCTACGGTGTCGAGGCGTGAACTCATCCAACGCACACGCATATTGGCGATGGAAGGCACGAAGATCAGAACTTCAGCGATAAGAACGGCAAGAGCGGTTAGGATAAGGAGCTTGCTTGAAAGCCGGTTTCGCCAGCGAAGACGCGTGAAATGGATAGGCGACATCTTATCGTCTTTGGGAGATGCCACAGCGGAATGCTGCGCAGCTGCATCGGCAACGACCCCACCCGTATCCATGGTTTTTTCAACAGCCGCCATACGTCAAATCCAAACCGACAGGCTGTGTGGCTGCAATGCAGCCGTGCCTTATCCAGAAAGCTCATCACAATGCGATACATATAAATATCGTCTTCTATATATGGTGGCACACGATAATTCCAACGGACTTTGTCGTTTTTGATTGAAACAACTGAGAGCATATCCCGAAAAGTGGGCGCCGATTTTCGGAACAAGATGTGCGTAACACAAAAAGTGAAACGCATTTCTAATGATTCAACTTAATCCAGAAATGCTGTAGCCCACTCCTTTGCCAGCATTACCGAAATTTAACTCGACGTGCTGAATCGCGACGTGCAAACTCGCAAAAAGGGAAATCTGTGATGCTTCAATGGCGGCACTTTCGGTGCAATCTATTGGGGCGATCATTATTTTGATACTGTTTGCAGCTTATCCTGCGCCCAACGTGAATATGAATGGTTTGAATCAGCGGCTTGTCGAGGCATTCGATAAGGCCCTGCCGGAGAGTTGAATGAAGTCTTGGAAGCAGATTGTTCTGTGCCTGCTTGTTATTATTGCCGCCAGTGGCGGTTGGTACATCTATAAAAACAAGGACTCTTCGG
This sequence is a window from Ochrobactrum quorumnocens. Protein-coding genes within it:
- the bluB gene encoding 5,6-dimethylbenzimidazole synthase → MKFSPADQDALFRILQWRRDVRHFLSDPVSDEVLEKLQEAVAYAPSVGNSRPWRIYVVQSAEMREAVHHLFEKTNCDAATVYDYARAEEYGKLKLEAIRTAPVQLAIFTETDPAEGHGLGRQTMAATLEQSTAMAVQNLNLMARSLGLGVGMVSILDPLAMKHLFNVPEHWIFSHYLCIGWPCFTSDIPLLHENGWQENTTLRWKML
- the yacG gene encoding DNA gyrase inhibitor YacG → MSDKKDISAAAGSRVTPLRPTRPCPECGKPSVRDTYPFCSPRCKSIDLNRWLSGSYVIPGKTIEEEEENDN
- a CDS encoding Maf-like protein yields the protein MSAQHKLVLASGSPRRIELLGQVGIEPDHIQPADIDETPERAEHPRSLARRLAREKAKAAQEQLKGDENFANAFVLAADTVVAVGRRVLPKAEINDEARECLRLLSGRTHKVFTGVCLILPNGNLRQTLIETRLRFERLTRKQIDAYLASGEWRGKAGGYAIQGLAGSFVVKLVGSYTNVVGLPLQETVSLLADGDYPVYDNWINGKV
- the infA gene encoding translation initiation factor IF-1 yields the protein MAKEEVLEFPGVVTELLPNAMFRVKLENEHEIIAHTAGRMRKNRIRVLAGDKVLVEMTPYDLTKGRITYRFK
- a CDS encoding low molecular weight phosphatase family protein, with protein sequence MSAQEAIAPAEESEAAKRPTSVLFVCGKNSIRSPIAELLARKLLPPNMYIASAGVQRGERDPFVDAVLNEEGLSLDARQPRGLEELADGYFDLIITLTPLAHHTVLERMRGFSVDVEYWPTPDPTLMTGSREQIMNAYRDVRDRLKRQITQRLAPN
- a CDS encoding UPF0262 family protein, producing the protein MTAGVPNARLVDVELDESIGRSTPDVEHERAVAIFDLIEENAFHPVGDDTGGPYKLKLSLMESRLIFSIMRESGDDVATHILSLTPLRRVVRDYFLVCESYYEAIRSASPSKIEAIDMGRRGLHNEGSQTLQTRLNGKIEVDFATARRLFTLVCVLHWRG
- the hisD gene encoding histidinol dehydrogenase, with amino-acid sequence MVTTLRQTDPDFEQNFATFLTGKREVSEDVDRAAREIVDRVRREGDTALIEYSQRFDRIDLHKTGIRVTEAEIDAAFDEAPASTIEALKLAHERIEKHHARQLPKDDRYTDALGVELGSRWTAIEAVGLYVPGGTASYPSSVLMNAVPAKVAGVDRIVMVVPSPDGKLNPLVLVAARLAGVSEVYRVGGAQAIAALAYGTETIEPVAKIVGPGNAYVAAAKRIVFGTVGIDMIAGPSEVLVIADKDNNPDWLAADILAQAEHDTAAQSILMTNDEPFAKAVEEAVERQLKTLPRAETAAASWRDFGAVILVKDFDAAIPLANRIAAEHLEIATADPEALLPKIRNAGSIFIGAHTPEVIGDYVGGCNHVLPTARSARFSSGLSVLDYMKRTSLLKLGPDQLRALGPAAIEIARAEGLDAHAQSVAIRLNL
- a CDS encoding DUF2948 family protein, which translates into the protein MEMLKLVALDEEDLQVLSAHLQDAVLKVSDLQYLAKDKRFVLTANRFAWEEAKPKLFRKPQYQRRRATLHFNRVTVAKATGIDRQKPDEVLSLLAIRFIVSEAPAGTIELTFSANAAIRLDVECIEAQLTDLGPAWETASVPRHDT
- the murA gene encoding UDP-N-acetylglucosamine 1-carboxyvinyltransferase, which encodes MDRIKIVGGNKLNGVIPISGAKNAALPLMIASLLTDDTLTLENVPHLADVEQLIRILSNHGVDYSVNGRREHQNGAYSRTIHFTARNIVDTTAPYELVSKMRASFWVIGPLLARMGEANVSLPGGCAIGTRPVDLLLECLQALGAQIDIENGYAKARAPKGGLVGSRYKFPKVSVGATHVMLMAAALARGETVIENAAREPEVVNLADCLNAMGAKISGAGTSTIHVEGVTSLSGARVRVIPDRIETGTYAMVVAMTGGDVLLEGAQESQLTAALDTLRKAGAEITETNSGLRVVRNGHGIHPVDVTTDPFPGFPTDLQAQFMGLMTMAKGTSRITETIFENRFMHVQELARLGAKISLSGQTATVEGVDRLKGAQVMATDLRASVSLVIAGLAAEGETIVNRVYHLDRGFERLEEKLSRCGANVERISG
- a CDS encoding sensor histidine kinase; the protein is MAAVEKTMDTGGVVADAAAQHSAVASPKDDKMSPIHFTRLRWRNRLSSKLLILTALAVLIAEVLIFVPSIANMRVRWMSSRLDTVDAVSEVLIASGNINIPREVQDKVLLATGTKAIALREAGASHLLAMSEMPGTIDQVVDLNNISEAAAIWDAFGTLFNGGNRTLRVYGSNPPSANPGRIIEIVTSDAPLRHAMLSYATNVAIISLLISVIAASLIYLIIHEMLLRPVRLMHRNMIDFASAPDNPTRILVPENRKDEFGIAQRQIAHIQSDLQRTLKEQKHLADLGLAVSKINHDMRNILASAQLMSDRLADTQDPMVQRFAPKLIHTLSRAINYSESVMAYGRSQEAPPAPRRVQLSTVILDVQETLNLKTESGIEFENLIPIDFELNVDSEQLFRVLHNLCRNSVQAMERDRRSDVSTVKRLTLSAGRIGTTTIIGVEDTGPGLPQKARDNLFTAFKGSTRSDGTGLGLAIAQELVRAHGGTIELREDRPIGAHFEIRLPDLPNWNDKRNSQSESEVA